In Citrobacter sp. RHB25-C09, the following proteins share a genomic window:
- a CDS encoding PhzF family isomerase, whose protein sequence is MKPQVYHVDAFTKTPFRGNSAGVVLHADSLSEAQMQLIARELRHSETAFLLQSDDSDVRIRYFTPTVEVPICGHATVAAHYVRSTVLGLGNTTVWQTSLAGRHRVEIRHSENDYRISLEQGVPSFEPPLEGETRAEIIRALRLTEGDMLPGLPIQVASTGHSKVMIPLKPSVDIDALAPDLDALCAISARIGCNGFFPFQIRPGKNETDGRMFSPAIGIIEDPVTGNANGPMGAWLVHHNLLPHDGKTLHVKGHQGRALGRDGIVEIDVAIRDNQPEKVTITGNAVILFHAEWAIAF, encoded by the coding sequence ATGAAACCACAGGTTTACCACGTCGATGCCTTCACTAAAACCCCCTTCCGTGGCAACTCCGCTGGCGTCGTTTTACATGCAGACAGCCTGAGTGAAGCGCAGATGCAGCTTATTGCCCGCGAACTACGCCACTCTGAAACCGCATTTTTGCTGCAAAGCGACGACAGCGATGTCCGCATCCGCTATTTTACGCCTACGGTCGAAGTCCCGATCTGCGGACACGCCACCGTTGCAGCGCACTATGTTCGCTCGACGGTACTGGGGCTGGGAAACACTACCGTCTGGCAGACCTCGCTGGCGGGGCGTCATCGGGTGGAGATCCGTCATTCGGAGAATGATTATCGTATTTCGCTGGAACAAGGCGTTCCCTCTTTTGAGCCGCCTCTGGAAGGTGAAACGCGGGCAGAAATCATCCGTGCGCTGCGATTAACAGAAGGCGATATGCTGCCCGGATTGCCGATTCAGGTCGCCTCAACCGGACATTCAAAGGTCATGATCCCGCTGAAGCCTTCGGTGGATATTGACGCCCTTGCCCCGGATCTTGATGCGCTTTGCGCTATCAGCGCGCGGATTGGTTGCAATGGATTCTTCCCGTTCCAGATCCGTCCAGGAAAAAACGAAACCGATGGACGCATGTTTTCACCTGCAATCGGCATTATTGAAGATCCGGTGACTGGTAATGCGAATGGTCCAATGGGGGCCTGGTTGGTGCATCACAATCTACTGCCCCATGACGGAAAAACCTTGCATGTGAAAGGACATCAGGGGCGCGCGCTGGGGCGAGATGGCATCGTTGAAATCGACGTGGCGATCCGCGACAACCAACCCGAAAAAGTGACAATTACCGGCAACGCGGTGATTTTGTTTCACGCTGAGTGGGCGATAGCATTTTAA
- a CDS encoding autotransporter outer membrane beta-barrel domain-containing protein, producing MNSAGVVNTAGSENVWFAYLKAGELNLGNHFTLNFNPLTDETYDSADGIGLYGTGKLTAENLTFNNVNDDYEADLLYVGENAQADLKGLTTIRGGGISAGSGGVLNAENIDIAFARPSTDTEDTTDAGMSLWGGKVNITGDAAINIVSPSYYLEGIRTYTDLEIAGHTDIQLTSNSTERYADVTAILMFDPIPNSVQTGKRTFNDVNIKTRSTTEKGYSDGVLYLGGSGGPTELNINRINIDAAGNDIVRGIYLWDNNPSGTAKVRIKDATIKLSGNDKASLWGFFSANVTEGDDRFNWDADTVVGNIRITSEGGKDAYMLYQADALFTGDVTLGDKNAYDSVAGTLYSIYGRWGSTDITQNNKLVAWGRMQVKGDHAINIISGDNSYIYGDTVIEEQGAINIALNGSNSQWDMVGDSTVTTLSLQDATLNYLPGNAEARTLTRQAPTFKTLTVNDDYVGNNGNIVMNTQLGDDTSPTDRLIVKGNTAGTTNVKVVNAGGTGDYTINGIELITVEGNSEGEFKQDGRIVAGAYDYTLQRGEDQNAKNWYLSNALPGTDPAFQDPNDPQTPVDSAIRPEAGLYGMNLQAANTLFNTRLQDRLGETHYVDALTGEKAVTSMWLRNVGGHTRQKDSSGQLEMQANRYVMQLGGDIAQWSSDNADRFHLGLMAGYANQKARAENQRNGNRADGSISGYSVGLYGTWLQDNETHEGAYVDTWAQYGWFDNSVSGRGMESEEYDSKGFTASVESGYTWKLADISERNALYIQPKAQVTWMGVKADDHKETNGTRVEGKGDGNIQTRLGVRLYGQGHNKLDDGKDRTFQPFVEANWIHNTKDFGVSMNGENVDLDGTRNIGELKAGVEGQLTKNVALWGNVAQQVGDKGYSDTSAMLGVKVAF from the coding sequence ATGAACAGCGCCGGTGTGGTTAACACCGCCGGCTCAGAAAACGTCTGGTTCGCCTATCTGAAGGCTGGCGAGTTGAATCTGGGAAACCACTTTACCCTTAATTTCAACCCACTAACGGACGAGACGTATGATTCTGCAGACGGCATTGGCCTGTATGGAACCGGCAAACTAACGGCTGAAAACCTCACATTCAATAACGTGAATGATGATTATGAAGCGGATTTACTTTATGTCGGTGAAAATGCACAAGCCGATCTTAAAGGCCTGACAACAATCAGAGGCGGCGGCATTAGTGCGGGTTCCGGCGGCGTGTTAAATGCTGAGAACATCGACATTGCATTCGCCCGTCCAAGTACAGACACCGAAGACACAACCGATGCCGGCATGTCACTTTGGGGCGGTAAGGTTAATATTACCGGTGACGCCGCCATTAATATTGTCTCACCGTCATATTATCTGGAAGGTATTCGTACTTATACCGATCTCGAAATTGCAGGTCATACTGATATTCAGTTAACCAGCAATTCCACCGAACGATATGCGGACGTCACGGCTATTCTGATGTTTGATCCGATCCCAAACTCTGTTCAAACCGGTAAGCGTACCTTTAATGATGTCAATATCAAAACGCGAAGCACTACCGAGAAGGGTTATTCGGATGGCGTTTTGTACCTCGGCGGCAGCGGTGGTCCTACTGAGCTCAACATCAACAGAATTAATATTGATGCTGCAGGTAACGATATCGTTCGTGGGATCTATTTATGGGACAATAACCCCAGCGGGACGGCGAAGGTGCGTATTAAGGACGCCACCATTAAATTATCAGGCAATGATAAGGCTTCGCTTTGGGGCTTCTTTAGTGCAAACGTCACGGAGGGAGACGATCGGTTCAACTGGGACGCGGATACTGTCGTCGGTAACATTCGTATCACCTCTGAAGGCGGTAAAGATGCTTACATGCTTTATCAGGCCGATGCCCTCTTTACAGGCGATGTCACTCTGGGTGACAAGAATGCGTATGACTCCGTTGCCGGTACCCTTTATTCCATCTATGGTCGCTGGGGTTCAACAGATATCACGCAAAACAACAAACTGGTTGCCTGGGGCAGAATGCAAGTCAAGGGCGATCACGCGATTAATATCATTTCTGGCGACAACTCTTACATTTACGGCGATACGGTCATTGAGGAACAGGGTGCCATTAATATCGCGCTGAACGGCAGCAACAGTCAGTGGGATATGGTTGGCGATTCCACCGTTACGACACTGTCATTACAAGACGCGACGCTGAACTATCTGCCCGGTAACGCAGAGGCTCGCACGCTGACGCGTCAAGCCCCTACCTTCAAAACCCTGACGGTGAATGACGATTATGTGGGCAACAACGGCAATATCGTTATGAACACGCAACTGGGTGATGACACTTCACCTACCGATCGCCTGATCGTCAAGGGAAACACCGCCGGCACAACGAATGTGAAAGTGGTTAACGCGGGCGGTACGGGTGATTACACCATAAATGGTATTGAGCTGATTACGGTTGAAGGCAACTCTGAAGGCGAGTTTAAACAAGATGGCCGTATCGTGGCCGGGGCTTATGACTACACCCTGCAACGGGGTGAAGACCAGAATGCGAAAAACTGGTATCTGAGCAACGCGCTGCCCGGTACGGATCCAGCCTTCCAGGACCCTAACGACCCACAAACCCCGGTTGATTCCGCCATTCGTCCGGAAGCCGGTCTGTACGGCATGAACCTGCAGGCCGCCAACACTCTGTTCAATACCCGTTTGCAGGATCGTCTGGGCGAAACCCACTACGTGGATGCACTGACCGGCGAGAAAGCGGTCACCAGTATGTGGCTGCGCAACGTCGGCGGTCATACCCGCCAGAAAGACAGCAGCGGTCAACTGGAGATGCAGGCGAACCGTTATGTGATGCAACTCGGTGGTGATATCGCGCAGTGGTCTTCTGACAACGCGGACCGTTTCCACCTCGGCCTGATGGCCGGTTATGCCAACCAGAAAGCCCGCGCGGAAAACCAGCGTAACGGTAACCGTGCCGACGGCAGCATCAGCGGTTACAGCGTCGGTCTGTACGGCACCTGGCTGCAGGACAACGAAACCCATGAAGGCGCGTACGTTGATACCTGGGCGCAGTATGGCTGGTTCGATAACTCCGTTTCCGGTCGTGGCATGGAGTCTGAAGAGTACGACTCTAAAGGTTTCACCGCGTCAGTGGAATCCGGCTACACCTGGAAACTGGCGGACATCAGCGAGCGTAACGCGCTGTATATCCAGCCTAAAGCGCAGGTCACCTGGATGGGCGTGAAGGCAGACGATCACAAAGAAACCAACGGCACCCGCGTTGAAGGGAAAGGCGACGGCAACATCCAGACCCGTCTGGGCGTGCGTCTGTACGGCCAGGGCCACAATAAACTGGACGACGGTAAAGACCGCACCTTCCAGCCGTTTGTGGAAGCGAACTGGATCCACAACACCAAAGACTTCGGTGTCTCGATGAACGGTGAGAATGTCGATCTGGACGGCACCCGTAACATTGGTGAACTGAAAGCCGGCGTTGAAGGCCAACTGACGAAGAACGTCGCCCTGTGGGGTAACGTGGCGCAGCAGGTTGGTGACAAAGGTTACAGCGATACCTCTGCGATGTTAGGTGTGAAAGTCGCGTTCTGA
- the nhoA gene encoding N-hydroxyarylamine O-acetyltransferase produces the protein MTPVLNAYFARLNWSGRAEVNIETLRALHLLHNCTIPFENLDVLLPREMHLDDRSLEDKLISACRGGYCFEQNGVFERVLRELGFSVRSLLGRVVLSNPPTLPPRTHRLLLVELEDEQWIADVGFGGQTLTAPIRLQADIVQQTPHGEYRLLQEENDWILQFRHHEHWQSMYRFDLVMQHQSDYVIGNFWSAHWPQSHFRHHLLMCRHLPDGGKLTLTNFHFTHYENGGAVEQVNLPDVASLYAVIQSRFGLGVTDAKHGFTEAELARVMAAFDTHPEAGK, from the coding sequence ATGACTCCTGTCCTGAATGCTTATTTTGCTCGTCTGAACTGGTCCGGGCGTGCCGAAGTGAATATTGAGACGCTGCGGGCGCTGCATTTGCTGCATAACTGCACGATCCCGTTCGAAAACCTGGACGTTTTACTGCCGCGCGAAATGCACCTGGACGATCGCTCGCTTGAGGATAAACTCATTTCGGCGTGTCGCGGGGGCTACTGCTTTGAGCAAAACGGCGTCTTTGAACGCGTGCTGCGGGAGCTGGGGTTTAGCGTTCGTAGTCTCCTGGGCCGCGTGGTGTTATCGAATCCACCAACCTTACCGCCGCGCACGCATCGTTTGTTGCTGGTTGAACTGGAAGACGAACAGTGGATAGCGGATGTGGGTTTTGGCGGTCAGACGCTCACCGCGCCGATTCGTTTACAGGCCGATATTGTTCAGCAGACGCCGCACGGTGAGTATCGTTTGCTGCAAGAGGAAAACGACTGGATCCTGCAGTTTCGCCATCATGAACACTGGCAGTCGATGTATCGCTTCGATCTGGTGATGCAGCATCAAAGCGACTATGTGATAGGTAATTTTTGGTCGGCGCACTGGCCACAGTCTCACTTTCGCCACCATCTGCTGATGTGCCGCCATTTACCTGACGGCGGCAAACTGACGTTGACCAATTTTCATTTTACCCATTATGAAAATGGCGGGGCGGTTGAGCAGGTAAATCTGCCGGACGTCGCGTCGCTGTACGCGGTGATCCAGTCGCGTTTTGGGCTTGGCGTGACGGACGCAAAGCATGGTTTTACGGAAGCTGAGCTGGCAAGGGTGATGGCGGCATTTGATACGCACCCGGAGGCAGGAAAGTAG
- a CDS encoding flavin reductase family protein: MNRFHPVELKHASRLLNHGPTVLITSRDDMSGRRNVMAAAWSMPVEFEPPRIAIVVDKTTWTRELIEHSGIFGIVIPGVAATNWTWAVGSVSGREEDKFNCYGIPVVNGPVLGLPLVEEKCLAWMECRLLPATAAQEKYDTLFGEVVAAAADPRVFENGRWLFDDDKLNTLHHLGAGTFVTSGRRITAG, encoded by the coding sequence ATGAATCGATTCCATCCCGTTGAATTAAAACATGCCAGCCGTTTGCTCAACCACGGTCCAACGGTGCTGATCACCAGCCGGGATGACATGAGCGGCAGGCGCAATGTGATGGCGGCGGCGTGGTCAATGCCCGTTGAGTTTGAACCGCCGCGTATTGCGATTGTGGTGGATAAAACCACCTGGACCCGTGAGTTAATCGAACACAGCGGAATATTTGGCATTGTGATCCCCGGCGTCGCCGCAACAAACTGGACCTGGGCAGTGGGTAGCGTTTCGGGTCGCGAGGAAGATAAATTCAATTGCTATGGTATTCCGGTGGTTAACGGTCCCGTTCTGGGGCTTCCGCTGGTCGAAGAAAAATGCCTTGCATGGATGGAATGCCGCCTTTTGCCTGCAACGGCAGCGCAGGAGAAATACGACACCTTATTTGGCGAAGTGGTTGCCGCTGCCGCCGATCCCCGGGTTTTTGAGAATGGTCGCTGGTTATTTGACGATGACAAACTCAACACGCTTCACCACCTCGGCGCGGGTACCTTTGTCACCAGCGGCAGACGGATAACCGCTGGGTAA
- the pptA gene encoding tautomerase PptA yields MPHVDIKCFPRALNENEKAALAAEITDVIIRHLKSKERSVSVALTEIPEQEWQGVWDTEIAPHMETLIKKPGYSM; encoded by the coding sequence ATGCCGCATGTTGATATCAAATGTTTTCCCCGCGCTCTGAATGAAAACGAGAAGGCGGCGCTGGCCGCAGAAATTACCGACGTGATTATTCGTCATTTGAAGAGTAAAGAGCGTTCGGTGAGCGTGGCGCTGACGGAGATCCCGGAGCAGGAGTGGCAGGGCGTTTGGGATACTGAAATTGCCCCGCACATGGAAACGCTGATAAAAAAACCGGGCTACAGCATGTGA